From a single Artemia franciscana chromosome 9, ASM3288406v1, whole genome shotgun sequence genomic region:
- the LOC136031079 gene encoding tetra-peptide repeat homeobox protein 1-like, which yields MKVVLLFIVYSLVAAQEEVHENQGQENDISRLGYLLSVLTDGLLGLDDEIEQNNELITRGPSGFSTFHPGFPNFAFQKPPVVIHKPIFIPVPVPKPIQKPIFIPISLPKPIQKPIFIPVPVPKPVFVPKPIFVIQKPKPSFAGFHPGLGGLSSGFSSVFGSPGTLGTSFGFPSQGIGSGFIH from the coding sequence GTAGTACTTCTGTTTATAGTTTATTCTCTGGTCGCCGCTCAAGAAGAAGTCCATGAAAATCAAGGGCAAGAAAATGATATATCCCGTCTTGGGTACCTTCTCAGTGTGTTGACTGACGGCCTGCTTGGACTTGATGACGAAATCGAGCAAAACAATGAGCTAATTACAAGAGGCCCGTCTGGATTTTCAACATTTCATCCAGGCTTTCCAAACTTCGCCTTTCAAAAACCTCCTGTTGTGATTCACAAGCCGATATTTATACCAGTGCCTGTGCCTAAACCGATTCAAAAACCGATATTTATACCTATATCCCTACCAAAGCCAATCCAAAAGCCAATATTTATACCTGTGCCTGTGCCAAAGCCAGTATTCGTCCCAAAGCCAATATTCGTCATACAAAAGCCTAAGCCTAGCTTTGCTGGTTTTCATCCAGGCCTTGGAGGTCTCTCTTCGGGATTCAGTAGTGTGTTTGGATCTCCTGGCACTTTGGGTACATCATTTGGATTTCCGTCTCAGGGCATTGGATCTGGCTTTATACATTAG